Part of the Synechococcus sp. MU1643 genome, TACATGATGTCGATCGATACGCCTGCTTCCAAGACTTTCGCTGAGAACTACAAGAAGTTCACAAAGGATCCTGGAGCTGTTGTCGCAGACCCACAGGAGTCTGCTTACAACATGGTTTATCTGTGGAAGGCTGCTGTTGAGAAGGCAGGCACTTTTGATGACGACAAGGTTCGTGAAGCCTTGGTTGGAATCGAATTTGATGCTCCTCAGGGTCCTGTGATGGTGATGCCCAACCATCACCTTTCTCAGACAGTTTTGATAGGAGAAATCGGTACCGATGGTCAGTTCAAGATTCTTGAATCCACTGACGGTCCCGTTGCTCCTCAGGCCTGGAACCAGTTCGAGCCCAGCTCCAAGGGCTTTGCTTGCGATTGGACCGACGCTGCAAAAGGCGAGAAGTACAAGCTCTGATCCTTTGATCACAGCCTGATTGCTCTTCAGGGAGGAGCCCGGTGACGGGCTCCTCCTTTCGTCGTTTCATTGAACGCCTCTTTTCACACGTCCGTGCAACTGCTTCTCGAAAGCCTGTTCAACGGTGTTGCCATCGGCTCGGTGCTGCTGATGGCCGCCCTCGGACTGGCCATTGTCTTCGGCCTCATGGGCGTGATCAACCTTGCTCATGGCGAGCTGATCATGCTTGGGGCCTACACCACCTACGTGGTGCAGCTGATCTTCAAGCTGCCTGCGCTGCAGCCGGTTTACAACGCCTACGTGCTGGTCGCGCTTCCCCTGGCATTCATCGTTAGTGGTGTGGTCGGCATCCTGCTGGAACGCACCGTGATTCGCCGGCTCTACGGCAACCCGCTAGAGACGTTGCTTGCGACCTGGGGTGTCAGCTTGATTCTTCAGCAGTTTGTGCGGAGTGTTCCCCTGGCCCACGCCGCCGGCCTGATCCTGGCGCTGGTGCTGGGCTTTGGCCTCCCGCTGATGCTTCCCTCCTCTCTCCTGGCGGGGCCTCGAGCACGCTTGGTGCGTGCGGGGAGTTGGGCTATTTCAGCCCTGGGAGGCGTGCTACTGGCGGGGGGCCTTGCCTCACAAATCAGTCGCATCGCCCGAGCCACATCACGCAACGTGGATGTGACGGCACCTAAATGGATGCGTGGTGGGATCGAATTCATAGACATCACCTTTCCTGTGCCGCGTCTGGTGATCATCGTGATCACGATCGTTGCTGTGGTTGGGGTGACGTGGTTCCTCAACAAAAGCGTGTGGGGCATGCGCATTCGTGCCGTCACCCAGAACCGTTCGATGAGTGATTGCCTGGGCATCTCCACCGACACCGTTGATGTGCTCACCTTCGGCATCGGCTCCGGTTTGGCCGGGGTGGCGGGGGTTGCTGTTTCCCTGCTGGGATCGGTGGGCCCCAATGTGGGCGGGTCTTACATCGTGGGCTGCTTCATGGTGGTGGTGCTTGGTGGCGTCGGAAACCTGTTGGGCACTGTGCTTGCCTCCTTCGCCATCGGCCTGCTCACCGACCTGATCGGCGCTGGTCGCCTGCTGACGATTTGGCCTGACATGCCGGCTCCTATGGCCGGTGCGGTGAATTTCTTTGCCACCACGAGCATGGCTCAAGTGATGGTGTTTGCTCTGATCGTGGTGTTCCTTCAATTCCGTCCCGCGGGTCTGTTCCCGCAGAAGGGACGCATGGTGGAGGCTTGATCTGATGTTCCAAGCATTTCAACAACGCCGTTGGCCTTTGATCATCCTTTGGGTAGTGATCGTTGCGGCCATCGTCGCTGCGCCTGCTGTTCTGCCGGTGTTTCGGCTGAATTTGTTGGGTCGCTTTCTCTCCCTGGCGATCGTTGCCCTGGGCATCGACTTGATCTGGGGCTTCACCGGTCTGCTTAGCCTCGGCCAGGGCATCTTTTTTGCCCTTGGCGGCTACGTGGCAGCCATGTACCTGCAGTTGAACAGCTCGGGTGATCTTCCCAACGGCATTCCCGAGTTCTTCAGCCTTTATGGCGTGAATCGGTTGCCCGCGTTCTGGGAGCCGTTCCATTCCCCGTTGGTCACCCTGGTGGCGATTTGGCTGGTTCCAGCCGTCCTGGCCGCTGTGCTCGGCAACCTGGTGTTCCGCAACCGGATCAAGGGGGTCTACTTCTCGATCCTCACCCAGGCTGCCCTGCTCGTTTTCTTCAATTTCTTCAACGGACAGCAGAAGCTGATTAATGGCACTAACGGTCTTAAAACCGATGTGACCCAGTTGTTCGGTCAGATGGTGGGTTCCCCCGAGATGCAGCGGGGCTTTTTCTGGTTGACCTCTGTGGTGGTAATCCTGGCCTGGCTGTTTCTGCGCTGGGTGGTGCGGGGACGGTTCGGTGATGTGTTGATCGCCATTCGCGATGACGAACCCCGGCTGCGCTTTGCGGGTTACAACCCAACTCTGTTCAAGACGATCGTCTTCGCTATCGCTGGTGGTTTGGCAGGAATCGGTGGTGCGCTTTACACCGTTCAGTCGGGCATTGTTTCGCCGCAGTACATGACTGTTCCCTTCTCGATTGAGATGGTGATCTGGGTTGCGGTGGGTGGTCGAGGCACGCTTGTGGGAGCCATTCTTGGCGCCGTGGTCATCAACTACGCCAAGAGTTTGGTGAGCGAAGCGCTCCCCCAGAGTTGGTTGTTCATCCAAGGAGGCCTGTTCATCCTCGTGGTGACCGCCTTGCCTGAGGGCGTCATTGGTTGGTTCCGAGGTGATGGCCCTCGCAATTGGCTCAACCGATTTGGCATTTCCCGTCGGAGTGAGACCTATCCACGTCTCGATCTTGAAGGTCAGGAAGAGGTTCAGTCATGAGTACGGCTTTATTGGAGTTGCGCCAAATCACCGTCAGTTTTGATGGCTTTTTGGCGCTCCGCGATCTCAACCTCAGCCTTCAGCCAGGGGAGCTGCGCGCGGTGATCGGCCCGAATGGCGCTGGTAAGACCACCTTCCTCGATGTGATCACCGGCAAGACCGCTCCGACTGAGGGGGATGTCGTGTTCAAGGGACGCTCTCTGGTGGGAACGCGCGAGCACCGCATCGCGCGCTTCGGCATCGGCCGCAAGTTTCAGAGCCCTCGTGTTTTTGAGAAGCTCAGTGTTCAGGAGAACTTGGCTCTGGCCGTGAGCCAGCCGAAGCAGCCCTGGCCATTGCTGGTAGGGGGCCTGAATGGGCAGCAGCGAGACCGTGTTCAGCACTTGATGAGCATCGTCAACCTCCAGAACCGTTCCGATTGGGCTGCTGGGTCGTTGTCCCACGGCCAGAAGCAGTGGCTTGAGATCGCCATGCTGGTGGGTCAGGATCCCGACCTGTTGCTGGTGGATGAGCCGGTGGCTGGGCTTACGGATGAGGAGACTGATCTAACGGCGGATCTGCTCAAGTCGTTGGCGGGGGATCAAACCGTGTTGGTGATTGAGCACGACATGGAATTCATTCGGCGACTTGAAAGTCCGGTGACGGTGCTGCACCAAGGTCATGTTCTCTGTGAGGGCACGATGGATCAGGTGCAGGCCGATCCTCGTGTGATTGAGGTTTATCTCGGCACCACTGAGGAGGAGAACCCATGACGAATTTGCTGGAGATCCAGGGCCTCAACACCTTTTACGGTGAAAGTCACATTCTTCGGGATGTTGATCTCAGCGTGAAGTCGGGCGAGATGGTGTGTTTGATCGGCCGCAATGGTGTGGGCAAAACCACCCTGCTGAAATCACTGATCGGTTTGTTACGCCCCCGCTCCGGATCTATGGCGTTCGATGGAGCTCAACTGGAGCGTCAGCCCCCCCATCAGCGCGCTCGGGCCGGGATTGGCTATGTGCCCCAAGGTCGAGAGATCATTCCCCAGCTAACGGTGGAAGAAAACTTGCTTTTGGGGATGGAGGCTTTGCCGGGTGGATTGGCGCGGCATCGCCACATCGATCCGTTCGTTTATGAGCTGTTCCCGATTCTTCAGGAGTTTTTACCGCGCAAGGGCGGGGATTTGAGTGGGGGTCAGCAACAACAATTGGCTATTGCCCGTGCCTTGCTCGGCAAACCAAAGCTGTTGCTGTTGGACGAGCCCACCGAGGGTATTCAGCCCAATATCGTTCAGGATATTGAAGCTGCTGTTCGGCAGATCATCGCCGACACTGGGATTGGGGTGTTGTTGGTGGAGCAACATCTCCATTTCGTTCGCCAGGCGGAGCGCTATTACGCCATGCAACGGGGCGGGATTGTCGCCAGTGGGTCAACCAGCGAACTCAGTCAGGCGGTTGTCGACCAGTTCTTGAGCGTTTAGAGCTTCGCTTTGTAGATTGCTACTGGGTCAGTTCAGCTGGCCCAGAGAGATTCTTTTGCAGGTTCATCAGCCATGGCGTAGTCGCTCACATCAGCACGCACATGGAGCATTTGTCCTGTCATCGACATTTTCCAGATTTCCAAGCGTGCCTCTTGAGGTGCTTCGAACCAAAAGACCTCTGTGGGCATCACCACCTTCTCTCGATAGAAGTGGTCGGAGCCAATGCATTTCACGATCACCATCCGACTGGTGTCGTTTTGATAGACACACTCAATCATTTTGAGCATTTGAAATCATGCCAATTTCGTGTTCTATAGGCAAGCGGAGTGTTTGATTGGTCACCGAATCAGCACGCCTTTAGATTTGGTATAGATGAGTTGATACAGAGCGGATGGCTTTTGTAGCGACGGCCACTGTTTTTTCAGAGCATTGGACCACGATCAGTGGATCAAGGTTTGGGCGGTGGCGCATAGCGGCGCTTCCGTTTCAGTTGAAGCAGTTCTTTTTTGCCGCTTTTGCATGATTGATGTGTCGATATTGGTGGATTGAGAATGGAAAAATCAGTGAGCCTGAGTCTTGCTCAGCAATGTGATGTTGAGCGGATGAATCGGGCTATCGAATCAACACTCGATTCACAGACATTGCAGGTGGTAGCCAAACAATTGCTTCAGGCATGGCATTCTCAGAGTGCCGCAACAGTTTGGGTAATGCGTCAGCGGCAGCAGTTGGGCTGAGACTTGATTTCGTTCGTTTTATGCAGCGAGCTCAGAGGTCAAGCGCTGCGGGTTGTGATTCGGCCGTTTCAGAGATGTGCGA contains:
- a CDS encoding branched-chain amino acid ABC transporter permease, with amino-acid sequence MQLLLESLFNGVAIGSVLLMAALGLAIVFGLMGVINLAHGELIMLGAYTTYVVQLIFKLPALQPVYNAYVLVALPLAFIVSGVVGILLERTVIRRLYGNPLETLLATWGVSLILQQFVRSVPLAHAAGLILALVLGFGLPLMLPSSLLAGPRARLVRAGSWAISALGGVLLAGGLASQISRIARATSRNVDVTAPKWMRGGIEFIDITFPVPRLVIIVITIVAVVGVTWFLNKSVWGMRIRAVTQNRSMSDCLGISTDTVDVLTFGIGSGLAGVAGVAVSLLGSVGPNVGGSYIVGCFMVVVLGGVGNLLGTVLASFAIGLLTDLIGAGRLLTIWPDMPAPMAGAVNFFATTSMAQVMVFALIVVFLQFRPAGLFPQKGRMVEA
- the urtC gene encoding urea ABC transporter permease subunit UrtC produces the protein MFQAFQQRRWPLIILWVVIVAAIVAAPAVLPVFRLNLLGRFLSLAIVALGIDLIWGFTGLLSLGQGIFFALGGYVAAMYLQLNSSGDLPNGIPEFFSLYGVNRLPAFWEPFHSPLVTLVAIWLVPAVLAAVLGNLVFRNRIKGVYFSILTQAALLVFFNFFNGQQKLINGTNGLKTDVTQLFGQMVGSPEMQRGFFWLTSVVVILAWLFLRWVVRGRFGDVLIAIRDDEPRLRFAGYNPTLFKTIVFAIAGGLAGIGGALYTVQSGIVSPQYMTVPFSIEMVIWVAVGGRGTLVGAILGAVVINYAKSLVSEALPQSWLFIQGGLFILVVTALPEGVIGWFRGDGPRNWLNRFGISRRSETYPRLDLEGQEEVQS
- the urtD gene encoding urea ABC transporter ATP-binding protein UrtD, which produces MSTALLELRQITVSFDGFLALRDLNLSLQPGELRAVIGPNGAGKTTFLDVITGKTAPTEGDVVFKGRSLVGTREHRIARFGIGRKFQSPRVFEKLSVQENLALAVSQPKQPWPLLVGGLNGQQRDRVQHLMSIVNLQNRSDWAAGSLSHGQKQWLEIAMLVGQDPDLLLVDEPVAGLTDEETDLTADLLKSLAGDQTVLVIEHDMEFIRRLESPVTVLHQGHVLCEGTMDQVQADPRVIEVYLGTTEEENP
- the urtE gene encoding urea ABC transporter ATP-binding subunit UrtE encodes the protein MTNLLEIQGLNTFYGESHILRDVDLSVKSGEMVCLIGRNGVGKTTLLKSLIGLLRPRSGSMAFDGAQLERQPPHQRARAGIGYVPQGREIIPQLTVEENLLLGMEALPGGLARHRHIDPFVYELFPILQEFLPRKGGDLSGGQQQQLAIARALLGKPKLLLLDEPTEGIQPNIVQDIEAAVRQIIADTGIGVLLVEQHLHFVRQAERYYAMQRGGIVASGSTSELSQAVVDQFLSV
- a CDS encoding DUF1830 domain-containing protein, whose translation is MIECVYQNDTSRMVIVKCIGSDHFYREKVVMPTEVFWFEAPQEARLEIWKMSMTGQMLHVRADVSDYAMADEPAKESLWAS